The genomic interval TGACCGTCGTCCTCGTCATCACGGTCATCGGGGTGCTGTTCGCGATACCGTTCGCGCTCGTCGCGGTGCTCGTGTGGGCCGTCGGCGCGGCCATCGCCTACCTCGTCATCGCCGAGCAGCTGGTGAGCCGCGAGGACGGGTGGGGGAAGCCGCTGCTCGTCGCGGCGGCGCTCAACGGCGCGCTCGCGCTCACCGGGGTCGGCGGACTGGTCTCCTTCTGCGTCGGCGCGGCCGGCTTCGGCGCGGTCCTCCGCGACCGGCTCGACTGACTCGCCGGTGTCCGGTCTTTTTCAGCGATGCCGGACTTGGGTTCGGTATATGGGGGACGAACACGCGACGGAACGTCGGTGGGCGGAGCGGTCGTGGGTCGGTGTCTCCGTCCTCGGTCTGCTCGTACTGGTCGTTCCGGCCTACGACATCTGGGACGACCTGACCAACCTCTCGTGGGACGTCGGGGCGACGCTCGTCGAGAACGCGCCGCTCATCGTGCTCGCGCTCGCGCTCGTCGCGGGCGGCGTCTGGCTCGGACGACAGGAGTGGGCCGCCGCGTACGGCGCGACCGTCGTCAAGTGGAACCTCGGCGTCGCCGCCGCCGTCGCCGCGCTCTACGCGTTCGTCATCGCGCTCCAGACGTGGGCGATGGGCGAACTGAAGCCGATGGTGCTCGCGCTCGACGGCGTGCTGTTCGGCTCCGTCCTCGCCTTCGCCGTCGGGCTGTACGACGCCCGGCGGCGGATGACCACCGACGAACTCGAGGAGAGCCGCGAGCGCTACCGGACCATCACCGACGACGTCCTCGACGCCTCCGACGTGGCGACGTTCGTCCTCGACGACGAGTTCCGGGTCGTCTGGGCCAACGAAGCCGCGATGGAGTACTTCGGGCTCGACCGCGAGACGACGGTCGGCCAGTACAAACGCGAACTGATCGCCGACCGCATCGCCGACCGCATCGACGACAGCGACCGGTTCCGCGAGCGCGTGACGGACACGTACGACGACAACAGCTACACCGAGGAGTTCGAGTGTCACGTCCTGCCCGGCGAGGACCGCGAGGAGCGCCACCTCGAACACTGGAGCCAGCCCATCGAGTCCGGGCTGTACGAGGGGGGTAGAATCGAGCAGTACACCGACGTCACCTCGATAAAACGGCGGGAGCGCGAGCTGAAGCTTCGCGAGCGCTCGCTCCGGCAGCTGTACGACACCATCTCCGATACGTCCTCGACGTTCGACGACCGCCTCGACGCGCTGCTCGAAACGGGGTCGGACATGCTCGGCGCGGACGCGGCGGCGTTCCTCCGGCTCCGCGCGGACGGCGACGCGCTCGACGTCCGGGCGGCACACGGGGAGGCCGACGGCCTCGCGGTCGGCGACACGGTCGACGCCGACTCGTCGCCGTACGCGGCGGTCCTCGACACGGGCGACCCGGTTCGCCTGTCGCTCGACACCGACGGGTTCGACGCGCCCGACGGCTTCTCCCGGTACGTCGGCGTTCCCGTCGCCGTCGGCGACTCGACCGGGGGCGTGTTGTGTTTCCTCTCGCGGCCCGGCGACGGCTTCGACGAGTGGCAGACGACGATGGTCGAGCTGATGGGCAACTGGGTCGGCTACGAACTCGACCGCAAGCGCCTCCGCGAGACCCAGCGCCGACGGCTCCGCGAACAGGAGGACAAGTTCGAGCAGTTCGTCGAGGCGGTCGACAACTACGCCATCTTCACGCTCGACATCGACGGCCGCGTCACGTCGTGGAACCCCGGCGCGGAGCTCATCAAGGGGTACCGCGCCGAGGAGATACTCGACGAGCACTTCCGCGTCTTCTACACCGAGGAGGACACCGAGGACGGGCTTCCCGGGCGGCTCCTCGCGGAGGCCGCGGACGAGGGGGTCGTCCGCCACGAGGGCGAACGCGTCCGCGAGGACGGCTCGACGTTCGTCGCCGACGTGACCATCGCGGCCCGGTACGACACCGACGGCAACCACATCGGCTACACGAAGATCGTCCGCGACCTCACCGACCAGCGCGAGTACGAGGAGGCCATCGAGCGCGAGCGCGAGCGGCTGGAGTTCATGAACCGCATCCTCAGACACAACATCCTCAACGGGCTGAACGTCATCAACATGCGGACGGACTTCCTCGGCCGGACGAGCGACGACGAGGAGGTCCTCGACCACGTCGAGACCATCGGCGACCGCGTGGACGACCTCTCGGAGCTCATCGAGACGATGCGGTCGTTCATGGACGCCATCGTC from Halosegnis marinus carries:
- a CDS encoding PAS domain S-box protein; this encodes MGDEHATERRWAERSWVGVSVLGLLVLVVPAYDIWDDLTNLSWDVGATLVENAPLIVLALALVAGGVWLGRQEWAAAYGATVVKWNLGVAAAVAALYAFVIALQTWAMGELKPMVLALDGVLFGSVLAFAVGLYDARRRMTTDELEESRERYRTITDDVLDASDVATFVLDDEFRVVWANEAAMEYFGLDRETTVGQYKRELIADRIADRIDDSDRFRERVTDTYDDNSYTEEFECHVLPGEDREERHLEHWSQPIESGLYEGGRIEQYTDVTSIKRRERELKLRERSLRQLYDTISDTSSTFDDRLDALLETGSDMLGADAAAFLRLRADGDALDVRAAHGEADGLAVGDTVDADSSPYAAVLDTGDPVRLSLDTDGFDAPDGFSRYVGVPVAVGDSTGGVLCFLSRPGDGFDEWQTTMVELMGNWVGYELDRKRLRETQRRRLREQEDKFEQFVEAVDNYAIFTLDIDGRVTSWNPGAELIKGYRAEEILDEHFRVFYTEEDTEDGLPGRLLAEAADEGVVRHEGERVREDGSTFVADVTIAARYDTDGNHIGYTKIVRDLTDQREYEEAIERERERLEFMNRILRHNILNGLNVINMRTDFLGRTSDDEEVLDHVETIGDRVDDLSELIETMRSFMDAIVSDGSYRAEPTPLRPELDTKVSLAAESYPAAEFVTHDLPDEDTAVLADDLVGEVFENVLSNAVVHNDADEPTVEVWVSETTLPVTVDSATGEPRVAQPGEPAGEVTDTERPALAVHIADNGPGVPDEQKDAVLRKGISELSEPGNGFGLYLVKEMMAAYDGEISVRDYGEETGGSAIDPADGGAVFDLVFPRAPDDA